One genomic segment of Candidatus Zixiibacteriota bacterium includes these proteins:
- a CDS encoding metal ABC transporter substrate-binding protein: protein MKRICIVLILLALFIAGIANAKVKIVASSSDLASIATFVGKELVDVTAIGQGRSNLHFVEVLPSYMYKVSKADIYLKNGLMLDQWAQSVIDGARNGKLVVVDCSKGITVLDKPTERVTALMGDIHPEGNPHYWLDPRNGKIIAENITDGLCTADPSNAATYRANRDAFDVQIDKKWDEWQMKAASFKGTEFISYHSTFVYFANAFGVTVAGYIEPKPGIEPTASHNSELIDLIKARHIKAILREPYYSARTPEAIARQTGATVYEAPSSVGGTPEARDYLALFDSLIAILEKAAG from the coding sequence ATGAAAAGAATATGTATAGTCCTTATCCTCCTGGCACTCTTCATTGCCGGCATTGCAAATGCCAAAGTGAAAATCGTGGCGTCATCGTCGGACCTGGCGTCCATCGCGACGTTCGTCGGAAAGGAACTGGTCGATGTCACCGCTATCGGGCAGGGGAGATCGAATCTGCACTTTGTTGAGGTTTTGCCGAGCTACATGTATAAGGTCTCAAAAGCAGACATCTATCTGAAGAACGGATTGATGCTTGACCAGTGGGCGCAGAGTGTGATCGATGGCGCCCGCAACGGTAAACTGGTCGTAGTCGATTGCTCCAAAGGCATCACCGTGCTCGATAAGCCGACCGAGAGAGTCACAGCGCTCATGGGGGACATTCACCCCGAAGGGAACCCGCACTACTGGCTTGATCCACGCAACGGCAAGATCATCGCAGAGAATATTACTGACGGTCTCTGCACGGCCGACCCATCGAATGCGGCAACCTACCGGGCGAACCGCGACGCTTTCGACGTTCAGATCGACAAGAAATGGGACGAATGGCAAATGAAAGCCGCGTCCTTCAAAGGGACCGAGTTCATCTCGTACCACAGCACGTTTGTTTATTTCGCGAACGCTTTTGGAGTAACTGTGGCGGGGTATATCGAGCCGAAACCGGGAATAGAACCAACCGCTTCACACAACAGTGAACTGATCGACCTGATCAAGGCTCGGCACATTAAGGCAATTCTCCGCGAACCGTACTATTCGGCCCGGACCCCGGAAGCAATCGCCCGACAAACTGGCGCCACCGTGTATGAGGCGCCTTCATCGGTCGGAGGTACGCCAGAGGCCAGGGATTACTTGGCGCTGTTTGACAGTCTGATCGCCATTCTTGAGAAGGCCGCAGGATAA
- a CDS encoding T9SS type A sorting domain-containing protein yields MKRISFLVALFSVLVLSFGLSYAQQGAITIDDVVGKFGGGAIDTVKTNTPIIFKLRYNNTDAGAVNFNISNGYEIYSPDGATWSGPVAGDTLTGAIPRSNWDLNFAMNIFDTLPGVDTPKDADTIGIIGAKISAAGMPANFNGVPYGLSIGTFDMADDSLHVCVDSAFFRPGGTWKWAGPGGLNWFPSWGGPYCYTIYNVPNLPPDITNCPVNITGSHCTTFTYDFDAADPEQDPYTFELVSGPGSIDPNTGVWSWNGATLGDVGASITLVVDANDAQDGSDCTVNIVVTNEAPVLQSPVCGTTTLISTGNTGLIDVDATDGCNDPLTYSMTVDPGYNGTISIDPNTGLITANPVAPGGLFGIEVTATDGNLSDACSLFVNIIEGCPFGLQISKEHNVPQGGYWSVPVTLIRGDAGEGFGGFNILIAYDNSALSFQNASLGAAFGPAGCGWEYFTYRYGADGNCSGGCPSGLVRVVGLAETNNGPNHPACTMPPSVPTTLFSLNFLVSNDLTLECQYVPIRFFWLGCEDNTFSNDAGDKLYVSCTVADYEFTLVNIANGSVGFPTYLGVQDFCLVGGGQGKPAPVPAIDFINGGIDIVCADSVDARGDINLNGLSYEIADAVNYTNYFIKGLAAFTINVNGQIAASDVNADGIGLSVADLVYLIRVVIGDAQPYPKINPVAVNYAVTDGVVSVDAEMGAAYIVAQGNVTPTLLAENMAIAHEFDGVNTKILVYPPFEGVSSTQSFSGSFVSVPGQIVSIEMATADGAPVTAKNVPTSFSLDQNYPNPFNPNTQISFTLKVNTKWTLTIYNVIGQEVMTLAGENQAGPVVQSVDMSNFGSGVYFYTLNAGSFSDTKKMMLVK; encoded by the coding sequence ATGAAGCGCATTTCATTTTTAGTTGCTCTCTTTTCAGTGCTCGTTCTTTCTTTCGGGCTCTCGTATGCGCAGCAGGGTGCTATCACGATTGATGACGTGGTAGGGAAATTCGGCGGTGGTGCGATCGACACGGTCAAGACCAACACGCCGATCATTTTCAAGCTGCGCTACAACAACACTGACGCCGGGGCAGTCAATTTCAATATCTCCAACGGATATGAGATTTACTCGCCTGATGGCGCCACGTGGTCCGGCCCGGTGGCAGGCGACACCCTGACCGGCGCGATTCCGCGTTCCAACTGGGATCTGAATTTCGCCATGAACATTTTCGACACGCTGCCTGGGGTCGACACTCCGAAGGATGCCGATACTATCGGTATCATCGGGGCGAAGATCAGCGCAGCGGGCATGCCGGCCAATTTCAACGGCGTGCCGTATGGCCTGAGCATCGGTACATTTGATATGGCTGATGACAGCTTGCACGTGTGTGTCGACTCTGCGTTCTTCCGTCCGGGTGGTACCTGGAAATGGGCCGGTCCCGGTGGTTTGAACTGGTTCCCGTCATGGGGTGGCCCATATTGCTACACCATCTACAACGTACCGAATCTTCCTCCTGACATCACAAACTGCCCGGTAAACATTACCGGCAGCCACTGCACCACCTTTACCTATGATTTCGACGCTGCTGATCCTGAGCAGGATCCGTACACGTTCGAGCTCGTTTCCGGCCCCGGCTCCATTGACCCGAACACGGGCGTATGGTCGTGGAATGGTGCGACGCTTGGTGATGTCGGTGCCTCTATCACTCTGGTAGTGGACGCGAATGATGCTCAGGACGGTTCGGATTGCACGGTCAACATCGTTGTGACCAACGAAGCGCCTGTGCTTCAGTCACCCGTGTGCGGCACCACCACGTTGATCTCGACCGGTAACACCGGACTCATCGATGTCGACGCGACTGATGGCTGCAACGACCCGCTGACTTATTCGATGACTGTGGATCCCGGCTACAACGGTACCATCAGCATCGACCCGAACACGGGGCTGATCACGGCCAACCCGGTCGCACCGGGCGGGCTGTTCGGTATCGAGGTGACGGCAACTGATGGCAATCTGTCAGACGCTTGCAGCCTGTTTGTGAACATTATCGAGGGCTGCCCGTTTGGTCTGCAGATCTCGAAAGAGCACAATGTTCCGCAGGGCGGTTACTGGTCAGTGCCGGTGACTCTGATTCGCGGCGACGCGGGTGAGGGTTTCGGCGGCTTTAACATCCTGATCGCCTATGACAACTCCGCTCTCTCCTTCCAGAACGCTTCTCTCGGCGCCGCTTTCGGTCCGGCGGGTTGCGGCTGGGAGTATTTCACCTATCGTTACGGCGCTGATGGCAACTGCAGCGGCGGATGCCCGAGCGGTCTGGTCCGCGTGGTCGGTCTGGCCGAGACCAACAATGGTCCGAACCATCCGGCTTGCACCATGCCTCCGTCCGTTCCGACGACTCTGTTCAGCCTGAACTTCCTGGTCAGCAATGACCTGACCCTGGAATGCCAGTATGTACCGATCCGGTTCTTCTGGCTGGGTTGCGAAGACAATACCTTCTCGAACGACGCTGGTGACAAGCTGTATGTCAGCTGCACCGTGGCCGACTACGAGTTCACGCTGGTGAACATCGCGAACGGCAGCGTTGGTTTCCCGACCTACCTCGGCGTGCAGGACTTCTGCCTCGTCGGCGGTGGTCAGGGCAAGCCGGCGCCGGTGCCTGCGATCGACTTCATCAACGGTGGTATTGACATCGTGTGCGCCGACTCCGTCGATGCTCGCGGTGACATCAACCTGAACGGTCTGTCGTACGAAATCGCCGACGCGGTCAACTACACCAACTACTTCATCAAGGGTCTGGCCGCCTTCACGATCAACGTGAATGGTCAGATCGCTGCCTCCGATGTCAACGCTGACGGTATCGGCCTGTCGGTTGCCGACCTGGTCTACCTGATTCGTGTGGTCATCGGCGATGCTCAGCCGTATCCGAAGATCAACCCGGTGGCCGTGAACTACGCGGTCACGGACGGTGTGGTGTCGGTTGATGCTGAAATGGGCGCTGCGTACATCGTGGCCCAGGGCAACGTGACCCCGACCCTGCTTGCCGAGAACATGGCGATTGCCCATGAATTCGATGGCGTGAACACCAAGATATTGGTCTACCCGCCGTTCGAGGGCGTGAGTTCGACCCAGAGCTTCTCTGGTTCGTTTGTCAGCGTTCCTGGCCAGATCGTATCGATCGAGATGGCGACAGCCGACGGTGCTCCGGTGACGGCGAAGAACGTTCCGACCAGCTTCTCGCTGGATCAGAACTATCCGAACCCGTTCAACCCGAACACCCAGATCAGCTTCACTTTGAAGGTCAACACCAAGTGGACCCTGACCATCTACAACGTGATTGGTCAGGAAGTGATGACTCTGGCTGGTGAAAACCAGGCCGGTCCGGTCGTACAGTCAGTCGACATGAGCAACTTCGGTTCGGGCGTGTACTTCTACACCCTGAACGCCGGCAGCTTCTCTGATACCAAGAAGATGATGCTGGTGAAGTAA
- a CDS encoding alpha/beta hydrolase, whose amino-acid sequence MARLSRQTRENIKIGIFIAVVALLLTVYVVYPLNRSKELMGRENIDDFEQDSVSQNDPTPFAEKGLVIDTVRIESDGLTNLACLYVAPVQTASPARGTVILIPDERQDRRALVGLAARLADTGFAVITYDQRASGLSTGQFHGEGQLEAGDLEAVIGHFELRGKIQHPLVVVGFSAGADAALLARPEGRRIDDIVAANPYLSTDRMFDRLFDRHGTFWYPFRTGITWWWYNIRSGYAAPFRSRDNITAATSRTILILPPEQINDAEVTRFKELSGGELLQVQPGSSSEEEILGSVLLLTSK is encoded by the coding sequence ATGGCCAGGCTGTCGCGACAAACTCGTGAGAACATAAAGATAGGGATATTCATCGCCGTGGTGGCCCTTCTGCTCACCGTGTACGTGGTGTACCCGCTCAACCGCAGCAAGGAGCTTATGGGGCGGGAAAATATCGACGATTTCGAGCAGGACTCCGTGTCGCAAAACGACCCGACCCCGTTTGCCGAAAAGGGGCTGGTGATCGACACCGTTCGGATTGAAAGTGATGGTCTCACCAATCTCGCCTGTTTGTATGTGGCACCGGTTCAAACGGCCTCTCCCGCCCGCGGAACCGTCATTCTTATTCCCGACGAGCGACAGGACCGAAGAGCGCTGGTCGGCCTGGCGGCACGCTTGGCCGATACCGGGTTCGCCGTTATCACGTACGACCAGCGCGCCTCGGGTCTCTCGACCGGCCAGTTTCACGGTGAAGGGCAGCTCGAAGCAGGCGACTTGGAAGCTGTTATCGGTCATTTCGAACTTCGCGGAAAGATCCAGCATCCGCTGGTCGTGGTGGGGTTTTCGGCCGGCGCTGACGCCGCGCTGCTGGCCCGGCCCGAGGGGAGGCGAATCGATGACATCGTTGCAGCAAATCCATACCTGTCGACCGACCGAATGTTCGACCGGCTGTTCGATCGGCACGGCACTTTCTGGTACCCGTTTCGCACCGGAATCACCTGGTGGTGGTACAACATCCGGTCCGGCTACGCCGCTCCGTTCCGGAGCCGCGACAATATCACCGCCGCCACCAGCCGGACAATCCTCATCCTGCCGCCCGAACAGATCAATGATGCTGAGGTCACCCGTTTCAAGGAACTCTCCGGCGGGGAACTTCTGCAGGTACAGCCGGGTTCAAGCAGCGAGGAAGAAATTCTGGGCAGCGTCTTGCTGCTTACCAGCAAATAG
- a CDS encoding metal ABC transporter permease yields MLELLQQPFVEIGITVALILAGIHAYLGFHVVSRGVIFVDLSLAQAAAFGYVAAIFLGVREHSYVSYLIALAFTMLGALLVSISRDRNELIPQEAFIGIIYAGFAALAILFLAHLPDGTEVIAEITNGSILSCSPRELIFVSCLYSAVGLFHYLFRDKFFLISESRQKASSQGVHTTLWDFLFYASFGLVVTSSVHLAGVLMVFSLLVIPPVIALLVTSSKGKRLALGWTVAGVGAILGILGSLSLDLPTSPSIMVALIALLILAALTRKLLRTKPT; encoded by the coding sequence ATGCTGGAATTGTTGCAACAGCCATTTGTCGAGATCGGCATCACCGTGGCGCTGATTCTCGCGGGAATACACGCCTATTTGGGTTTTCACGTTGTCAGCCGAGGGGTCATCTTCGTTGACCTCTCACTAGCGCAGGCAGCCGCTTTCGGATATGTGGCGGCCATTTTCCTCGGCGTGAGAGAACACTCCTATGTATCATATCTCATCGCGCTTGCCTTCACCATGCTCGGCGCTCTGCTGGTTTCGATCTCACGCGACCGCAATGAATTGATCCCGCAGGAAGCCTTCATCGGGATCATCTATGCCGGATTCGCAGCCTTGGCGATCCTCTTCCTGGCTCATCTGCCCGACGGTACCGAGGTGATCGCCGAGATCACCAACGGTTCGATCCTCAGTTGTTCGCCGCGCGAACTGATCTTCGTGTCGTGTCTCTACTCGGCAGTCGGATTGTTTCACTACCTGTTTCGTGACAAATTTTTCCTGATCTCCGAAAGCCGGCAGAAGGCATCCTCCCAAGGGGTGCATACTACCCTGTGGGACTTCCTCTTCTACGCCTCGTTTGGACTGGTGGTGACCTCCTCAGTGCATCTGGCTGGTGTGCTTATGGTGTTCTCCCTGCTGGTTATTCCACCAGTGATTGCTCTGCTGGTCACCAGTAGCAAGGGGAAGCGGCTCGCACTTGGATGGACGGTGGCGGGAGTTGGGGCGATCCTTGGTATTCTTGGGTCACTCTCTTTAGACCTCCCCACCTCCCCCTCCATTATGGTGGCATTGATTGCCCTGCTGATACTGGCGGCATTGACCCGAAAACTGCTTCGGACAAAGCCGACGTGA
- a CDS encoding FlgD immunoglobulin-like domain containing protein has product MRLIKLVFLSLVLLGVFSADLRAQTPVTPCEDRGRSPLDLVYVQRFNGGPGDTVVAPVRIKNDSNIVSFRMLIQYDTTKLSPMIPPTDSTAIEFVIMSPRYLVDTTYPVQNNTDTLNGFSAFFYPNRRDVVSVLASYRPNPYFDPTDTTSPEFVLDSIEAGDDVVFGIKFIVNPLAAIGDSGQFNFFMKTTRVLAPNGIDSIAIACDMTEEAQAWTLGGATFSNTVYPQTPTTAFKVDTTPLAAVPTVQIEATDSSITAGATVALTWLTTDADSVAIFALPSTTPFRSSTSSVGIVNVSPTVTTTYRAIAYNEPNRDTASLTITVGGTTAGAPVVTAPQGLYTLKAGETVSFTVSATDAEGGQITLSANSATMPLGASFPSATNLNSVSSSFSWVPSTSQVGTFQVQFRAQDPQGNVGTLTVTIVVEQLQFDRLFSTSVEGQRPVGGLPGKEGVFFPVNLVSSKTVYGIQFDLNYPRTVLTVDSVVPSGRIPEYVIYDNIGQTPGDIRVVTFGLNNEPVIEQDTTDTLNPTAVLFVVVSIDSTAVPWNNARMRLTGGRESINPNPNIGSVELVTDSGVVFIDQRGDVNLDQIIDVADPVSIVGSIIGNFNLNSRQFDAGDLITDLFVDVFDLVADVNLIYGIPVSPAPVTPKDHAIVSLAYSDMSQGSQDILKVKSELPEQIAGVQLELQYDPSSVGLGMPSKTADNGNFTLQYRDDGNGRLKIVLYHMAPFKENELLQVGTADLVNVPIIARSDIKVGNKSQLRLTQALLSTSTAGAVEVSGVDAELPQTFMLRQNYPNPFNPSTTIEFYVAGGGESQVNLDIFNILGQRVKTLVDGPMSAGDHKVEWDATSNSGQRVATGVYLYRLTVGSESQTRKMLFLK; this is encoded by the coding sequence ATGAGACTAATCAAGCTTGTTTTTTTGAGCCTGGTGCTTCTTGGGGTGTTTTCGGCTGACCTGCGGGCGCAGACACCGGTAACGCCTTGCGAGGACCGCGGGCGATCCCCTCTGGACCTGGTATATGTTCAGCGTTTCAATGGTGGTCCCGGAGACACGGTCGTTGCCCCGGTGCGTATCAAGAACGACTCCAACATCGTCAGCTTCCGAATGCTCATCCAATATGATACGACCAAGCTCAGTCCGATGATCCCACCTACCGATTCTACGGCAATCGAGTTTGTGATCATGAGTCCACGCTATCTTGTCGACACAACATATCCGGTCCAAAACAACACCGACACGCTTAATGGGTTTAGCGCCTTCTTCTATCCTAATCGAAGGGATGTGGTGAGCGTCCTGGCCTCGTATCGTCCGAACCCTTATTTCGATCCTACCGATACGACAAGTCCGGAGTTCGTGCTGGACAGTATTGAGGCCGGCGATGACGTTGTGTTCGGAATAAAGTTCATAGTGAATCCACTTGCCGCGATTGGAGATTCCGGACAGTTCAATTTCTTCATGAAAACGACGCGTGTTCTTGCGCCAAACGGAATCGACAGTATCGCGATTGCCTGCGATATGACCGAAGAGGCACAGGCCTGGACGCTGGGAGGCGCAACTTTCAGCAACACTGTCTATCCGCAGACGCCTACGACCGCCTTCAAAGTAGACACTACTCCCTTGGCAGCAGTGCCGACGGTGCAAATTGAGGCGACCGACTCGTCCATAACAGCAGGTGCAACGGTGGCTCTGACCTGGCTCACCACTGACGCCGATTCGGTAGCCATTTTTGCTTTGCCCAGTACGACGCCGTTCCGAAGCAGCACCTCCTCTGTTGGTATCGTGAACGTGAGCCCGACGGTGACGACAACGTACCGAGCGATTGCCTATAACGAACCAAACCGGGATACTGCAAGTCTCACGATCACCGTAGGTGGAACTACTGCCGGAGCGCCTGTTGTTACAGCGCCACAAGGCTTGTATACACTCAAGGCCGGCGAGACGGTCTCATTCACTGTATCAGCCACCGATGCGGAGGGGGGGCAGATAACGCTGTCGGCTAATTCGGCGACCATGCCGCTAGGGGCATCATTCCCGTCGGCCACTAATCTCAACTCAGTCAGCAGCTCGTTCAGTTGGGTGCCGAGCACAAGCCAGGTAGGGACGTTCCAGGTGCAATTTCGGGCGCAGGACCCACAGGGGAATGTGGGGACTCTCACCGTTACCATCGTGGTCGAGCAGCTTCAGTTCGACCGACTGTTTTCCACCTCGGTGGAAGGTCAGCGGCCGGTGGGCGGTCTGCCCGGCAAAGAGGGAGTGTTTTTCCCGGTCAACCTGGTGAGTTCAAAGACCGTCTATGGTATTCAGTTTGACCTCAATTATCCGCGCACTGTCCTGACGGTCGATTCGGTTGTTCCGAGCGGACGCATTCCTGAGTATGTCATATACGATAACATTGGCCAGACACCGGGGGATATTCGCGTCGTGACATTCGGGCTCAACAATGAACCGGTGATCGAGCAGGACACGACTGACACGCTAAACCCGACGGCTGTGTTGTTTGTGGTGGTATCGATCGATTCCACCGCCGTTCCGTGGAACAACGCCCGAATGAGACTGACCGGCGGACGGGAGTCGATCAATCCGAATCCCAATATCGGATCCGTTGAGCTGGTGACCGATTCGGGTGTCGTGTTTATCGACCAGCGCGGAGACGTCAACCTCGACCAGATTATCGACGTGGCCGACCCGGTGAGTATTGTCGGGAGTATTATCGGCAACTTCAATTTGAACTCGCGGCAGTTCGATGCCGGTGACCTGATCACCGACTTATTCGTCGACGTGTTCGACTTAGTAGCCGATGTCAATCTTATTTATGGCATACCGGTTTCACCGGCGCCCGTCACCCCAAAGGACCATGCCATCGTATCGCTGGCGTACAGTGATATGTCCCAGGGGAGCCAGGATATTCTTAAAGTCAAATCGGAGCTTCCGGAGCAGATCGCCGGCGTTCAACTGGAGCTTCAGTACGACCCGAGCTCGGTAGGTCTGGGGATGCCGTCCAAGACGGCGGACAACGGCAATTTCACACTGCAGTATCGTGATGACGGCAACGGCCGACTGAAAATCGTGTTGTATCACATGGCGCCGTTCAAGGAAAACGAGTTGCTTCAGGTGGGGACGGCGGACCTGGTGAATGTACCTATCATCGCTCGTTCCGATATAAAAGTAGGAAACAAGAGCCAGCTCCGGCTGACCCAGGCGCTGCTGTCGACCTCGACCGCCGGGGCCGTCGAAGTGTCCGGAGTTGATGCTGAGTTGCCGCAGACGTTCATGTTGCGGCAGAATTATCCGAACCCGTTCAACCCGTCGACGACCATCGAGTTCTATGTCGCCGGTGGCGGCGAATCGCAGGTGAATCTGGATATCTTCAACATACTCGGGCAGAGGGTGAAGACGCTCGTTGATGGACCTATGAGCGCAGGCGATCACAAAGTGGAATGGGATGCAACCTCGAATTCCGGGCAACGGGTTGCGACCGGTGTCTATCTGTATCGCTTGACGGTGGGGTCTGAAAGTCAAACCCGGAAGATGCTTTTCCTCAAATAG
- a CDS encoding cohesin domain-containing protein: MRYFEVLLLIVVFTIVGDPLLAQTDNFGAVDNVYIDSLTAYPGQDVNVRVNLRNDELLSSLAVPLAYDTSTLSLTAISFVGSRCEYIQSKIISPSSVPAIVGHFVVSVVKLAEAPVPVGDGMIFTLQFRVSSSAVPGQVLVIDSQFMAPGGELVLTENTTSTSIRPAFKAGKIVVIPVNRAPQFVPSLEPTVAEGDSLKFSIQTTDPDLDNLTLTCLTKPTGAVFTPGTNGSGLLTWMPDFLGPNSSAGSPFRCTFRVSDGALSVDKDVFVTVTNKNRNPVITAPLSQSVKAGQNLSFGLSVYEPDFESVTWLVLNQPSGSTLTGSNPATFSWTPGITDSGLKTVDFVVSDPGGLTDTARVQIQVERATLYTLSLDTVAVDPGQLVDVTVLLQNELPVSAFNLLISYDPAVLTFMTATKTGTRVEYFESYTVTNNDGGFAGRLRIIGSAAAVGVGTPLGVGTGSVTTISFRAANSIDYAGMGIPVRFVFFDTPVYNDNTMKDSVGVKIPQTGIAYTNGLVMINSIGVVRIGDINLNGIPFEIADAVNFTNHFMNPTAYPFDALQFANSDVNGDGYVATVADLVRLINVIVQGLEALKPVETSPLEARVCCSAGADACVLSYDASFAVGAIYLEYQGSADLVSQFPAISNMTTEVRQDGSVTRVLIYSLEGHAMPAGMHDILSMAGVSLSEITRVDMAGADGRYVNVTMSSGTSNVPSTFVLGQNYPNPFNPETTISFALPQSGRITLTVFDLLGRTVRTVADGDYAAGNHTVVWDGRDERGESVGSGVYFYRLETPAGNETRKMMLLK; encoded by the coding sequence ATGAGGTATTTTGAGGTACTTTTACTTATTGTAGTATTCACCATTGTCGGCGACCCGTTACTCGCCCAGACCGACAACTTTGGGGCAGTTGACAACGTGTATATCGACTCGTTAACCGCATATCCGGGGCAGGATGTGAACGTCCGGGTGAATTTGCGCAACGATGAGCTATTGTCTTCGCTTGCGGTCCCGCTCGCATATGACACATCGACGCTGTCGTTGACTGCGATAAGCTTTGTGGGATCGCGGTGCGAATATATCCAGTCGAAGATCATCAGCCCGAGCAGCGTTCCTGCCATAGTCGGCCATTTTGTCGTCAGCGTGGTGAAACTTGCCGAAGCGCCCGTTCCGGTCGGTGACGGAATGATCTTCACATTGCAGTTTCGGGTTTCGTCGAGCGCTGTTCCGGGACAAGTGTTGGTTATCGATTCACAGTTTATGGCACCCGGCGGCGAATTGGTGCTTACCGAAAATACGACCTCGACCAGTATTCGCCCCGCGTTCAAAGCCGGCAAGATTGTCGTGATACCGGTCAATCGCGCACCGCAATTCGTCCCCTCACTGGAACCGACCGTGGCGGAGGGTGACAGCCTGAAGTTCAGTATACAGACTACCGATCCCGATCTTGACAATCTCACTTTGACCTGCCTCACCAAGCCGACCGGAGCGGTTTTTACGCCAGGGACGAACGGTTCCGGGCTGTTGACATGGATGCCGGATTTCCTTGGCCCGAACTCGTCGGCTGGATCGCCGTTTCGGTGCACCTTCCGGGTTTCCGATGGCGCTCTTTCGGTCGACAAGGATGTTTTCGTGACAGTCACCAACAAAAACCGGAACCCGGTCATAACGGCGCCATTGTCCCAAAGCGTGAAGGCCGGGCAGAATCTGAGTTTTGGTCTGAGCGTATACGAGCCGGACTTCGAGTCGGTCACCTGGCTGGTGCTCAATCAGCCGTCAGGGTCGACTCTGACAGGCTCAAACCCCGCCACTTTCTCGTGGACGCCGGGTATTACCGACAGCGGTCTGAAGACGGTCGATTTTGTTGTGTCCGATCCAGGCGGCCTGACGGATACGGCGCGCGTGCAGATACAGGTGGAGAGGGCTACGCTATACACGTTGTCTCTGGATACGGTGGCCGTGGACCCCGGGCAGTTGGTCGATGTGACCGTGTTGCTTCAGAACGAACTTCCTGTGTCGGCCTTCAATCTGCTCATCAGCTACGACCCGGCGGTGCTGACGTTTATGACGGCCACCAAGACCGGGACACGGGTGGAGTATTTCGAATCATATACCGTGACAAACAACGATGGCGGTTTTGCCGGACGGCTTCGCATCATTGGGAGCGCCGCTGCCGTTGGTGTCGGAACGCCGCTTGGGGTCGGAACTGGCTCAGTGACTACGATTTCCTTTCGGGCGGCCAATTCGATCGATTACGCCGGGATGGGGATACCGGTTCGATTCGTATTCTTCGACACACCGGTGTACAACGACAACACCATGAAAGACAGCGTCGGCGTGAAAATTCCGCAAACCGGTATCGCTTACACGAACGGCCTCGTGATGATCAATAGTATCGGGGTCGTTCGTATCGGCGATATCAACCTCAACGGGATTCCGTTCGAGATCGCCGACGCGGTGAATTTCACCAACCACTTCATGAATCCGACAGCGTATCCGTTCGATGCGTTGCAGTTTGCCAATTCGGATGTCAACGGCGATGGCTATGTCGCCACGGTAGCCGATCTGGTTCGGCTGATAAATGTCATTGTACAGGGTTTGGAGGCGCTCAAGCCGGTCGAAACCTCACCGCTCGAGGCGCGAGTCTGTTGCAGCGCCGGAGCGGATGCCTGCGTGCTGTCGTACGACGCTTCGTTTGCCGTTGGCGCCATATACCTCGAATATCAGGGGAGTGCCGACCTGGTGTCCCAATTCCCCGCGATCTCGAATATGACCACGGAGGTCCGACAGGACGGCTCAGTTACGCGAGTGTTGATATACAGCCTCGAGGGGCACGCCATGCCCGCAGGGATGCACGACATTCTGAGCATGGCAGGTGTGAGTCTGTCGGAGATTACCAGGGTTGATATGGCCGGCGCCGACGGGCGGTATGTGAATGTAACGATGAGTTCGGGCACGTCGAATGTGCCGAGTACGTTCGTGCTCGGGCAGAATTATCCGAATCCGTTCAACCCTGAGACGACAATCAGTTTTGCGCTTCCGCAGAGCGGGCGCATCACCCTGACTGTGTTCGATCTGCTTGGACGTACGGTGCGGACAGTTGCCGATGGCGACTACGCCGCTGGAAATCACACGGTCGTGTGGGATGGTCGGGACGAGCGGGGAGAGTCGGTCGGGTCCGGAGTTTATTTCTACCGTCTGGAGACGCCCGCTGGGAATGAAACACGAAAGATGATGCTTTTGAAATAG